The DNA window TGTGAAAACGGTAACCTATTTTATTGAtatacaaattatttttatatgattaagTGGATATTTATTAAGTTGTTTCGAAGTTAAATTTGAGCTTGTTATTTCAAACAACTAACTTATATACTGAAACAAAATTAcacaagaaaataaattttttaataatattggaaaaaatatatttataaaagattgattatttatcaaaaaaaaaagatacttgattaaaaaaagattacactggaattaagccaaatttttagaGTTTACTTTCGATTTACGTTTCAATATTACTTTTgggacttaagtagcaatttaccctttcaacttgtaagcaatgggcaattaacacataaattaactttattggcaaatcaatacacgaacttggtgattatgagcaattagcccattttgacaaattaacttacaagtttagggggcaaattgccagtTTAAGatacaattaacttacaaattaaagaggtaaattgccaaaatggggcaaattgcccataatcaccaagttcgtgtactgatttaCCCAccaagttaatttatgtgttaattgtacattgcttacaagtttagggggcatattgccacttaagtcttACTTTTGgtttactttcaaaataaaatgtcaaaatatATTAAGAGCACCTGAAAATTCTTAAGATACTCttaaaaattaccaaaaaattacactaaaaacaccaaaaaaaacCCTTGTAAGATACAccaaataaatactttaaaaagtCATATTTAACcgtcaataaaaattattagtcCACTAGTCAACATTTAGCATATCGTGTGTTGACTGTATGTTTACTGTCTGTTGACCATCGTCAGTCGAATATTTTTAAGTTGAAATTTTATCGATCGATCATTGGACTCTGGGGTGTaacttttttatgttttgtgGTGTTTTTCTAATGtagtttattataaataaaaagtaaaaaatgttaaaattgtcAAATATAAAATGCAATTTGTATAAATAGTATTGAAAGATGACGAATGATGTGCTTTTCtcattttaaaattgtattcttagaaaatgacttatttaactttattaaatGTTTAGTCAAAATACTAgtactaaatttattattttataagatATAATCTCATATAAATTATAGGCAGAATCTATCTTAACTCTTAAGGTtcatatacttttaattttttctttatttcgtCCTTAGACGATTTAATTTCTTTACTTAATTCATGTACtttcgaaaataattttaaaaatttattttattaataaaagtacGAAAGTGTGAGGGATCGAGTTAATTGTTTTTGAAAGTGCAAGGgtcaagtaaaaaaataaaaagattttataaaattatttttaaaagtatagagattaagtaaaaaacaaaaaactacATAAAgacgaaataaaaaaatgaaaatacagAACCTTGAGATAGGTTAAAcctaaattatataaacaaaaatttatattataatagcTTTAATTAACTcagtgaaatatttttagattatttgtgtataaataacttttattatttttcttattttgtaattttaaattattttattaaatattattcaatATGATTCAACTTATTATAAcataaaaatgaatattaaaaataataatatttttcatataattttaacATTAACATATCACTATCCATAGAATAGAATTATGGTTTTATCTTGgatagtttataaattttaaaaaaaaaactaaggtTGGATATAAACGTAATTTAGAGAAATTATGAGGGTTTGAGACATAATTTTTGTGCTCAACAaagcttttttttatttaatgatacAAAACCCTGACAGGTTTCCGCGCGCATCTTCGTCACTACGCCGCCGCTGACCTCAAACTCTCCGGCGAGGTATTTTCCTTTTCTTATTTTCTACACTTTTTAAACTTATCATTATGCTCGCATGACTTGATTGTTAATTAGCTGAATATTTATTTAGCATTGCAGTTGATGCgaggtttcaattttttttatgaattatgctgtaatttggtttaaaatttgGGAATTGTAATAAATGTACAGCGTCTCTTGTGTTTTTGATGTAACTTATGTTGACAATCTCGAACTGAATCGATAATTTACAGCAAATAAAAGAATAAGTTTGAAATATATGCTATAGTCTGAATTGAATTGGTCAAAGTTCATTTGGAGTATGTGCCTATGAGGGGTTAGGTGAAGCTTAATACTGATGGAGCTCGTGAGAAATCAACTAACCGAATTGCTGCAGGAGGTTTAATTCGGGATAGTGAAAGCTCCTGGCTAGGTGGGTTTGCAGCTAATCTGCTTAGAGTTTTTCATGGTCTTAGTTTTTGTTGGCAAAAGGCTTCTGTAGGGTGATTCTAGAAATTGATAATCAAAGTGTGGTCACAAATTTCAGTAAGCGCAATGGGAGGATTAATGGTCTTCGTCAGATTCTCCATCGTATTTTTCAGCTCAAGCTAAATTGGCATGTCGAAGTTGTCCATGTTTACCGAGAAAGCAACCGTTGTGCAGATATGCGTGCTAATCTAGGATCGTCCGTGTCAGCTGGGTTTCATGAGGTTACTGCTAATCCAAATTGTGTTTTTAGCTTATTGCAGCAGGACTGGCAGGGTATTCCCCTAGAATGGTTAGGCTGTGAGTTTGTTTTTTGGCCTGTTGCCCCGTGTCTTAGTTTGAAAAAGTTGCAATGCAACTTATACTTGAGGGGTGGTCTTAGTGTTGGTGTTCATTCAGGAGGATTTATGGTGGGAGCGAGAGGAATGGAAGTTGCTTGGCGAATTTAGGTCTGAGCAGTGATTCTATGGCACTGTATGTTTTCACTATATGCATAGAAAGAGAAAGGCCAAGAGTAGCTTCATAGCTTTGAAGTTCTATTTGAGCAAGGCGTATGACTGATTAAATTGGAGATCTATAGATGCAGTGATggaaaaattttgtttttcctATTCAGTTCAGGAATTTAATCATGAAATGCTTATCATCGATTTCATATTCGGTTATGATCAACGAGCGCCCTCGGGACCGATTCCTCCCCTATCttcatttatatatatcatGTGTGCGGAGGCTTTTCCAGGTTTGATATATAATGAAGTTTAGAATCAGAAATTACATCGTATCACAGTTGGTCGAAATGAGCCAGAggtattacttttttttttgcagatgaTTCGGTCATTTTTGCCAGAGTTGACAGAGAGGGTTAGAAATATAACATGTTATCAAATGCTACAAGAATGTGTCCGATTAGGTGATCAACTTTGATAAAAACAACAATTACTTTCAGTAGAAATGTAAGTAATGTGAGCAATAGATTGATTGCTGGAGCCTAGTGGGGAGATCTAGAAAAGAGAGATGTCCAACATCTTAATGAATGATTCTGGAAAAAATGTTCTGATGGAAAGAGAAATTACATCTTTCAAAGGCGGTAAAAGAGGTTCTTCTATTATCAGTCATGCAAGCGATTCCTACAACGACCGCATTTAAGATTCTGATCGCCATCGTTAAGGAAATTCAGAGCTTATTGTCTAGTTTCTAGTGGAACTGTGGGGACTGAGGAAAGGAACGAGTTAGGTCACTCAGTTGGGAAAAGTTGTGTATGGCAAAAAGATAACAGAGGTTTGGATCTCAAAAACATCAAGTGCTTTAACAATGTTATGTTAGCCAAGTGAGGATGTTGCATGATATATGACGAAACCTCATTGACAATAAGGATTCTAAAAGCCAAATACTTTCCTCAACAATCTCTTGAAAGCTAAGCTTGCACCAAGTACAAGTTGCACCTGGAGTAGTGTGCATGGAGCTATCCTGTTATTCAAAAAGATGATGAGGTGGAAGATAGGAATTGAACATGAGTTCCGGTTTTCAAGGATCTATGGCTTCCTCGCAATAACGGAGGTCGATGAATTTGAGTGTTTGTGACCTCGTTAGTGCTAATGGGAAGGTTGGGTTACTCATATTATTGATGAAGTGTACAGTGAGTTTGACACTGGTCAAATAAAGAAACTGTTGTGGCAAAACTCGAGTCACTGTGATTTGTTAATGTGGCATTACTCTAAGAATGGTTTCTTCTCTATCAAGGCAGCCTACTACCTCGCTGTAACGAAGCTCTCGAAGGCTAGCACTTCTAGCTCCTCTGAATATCATCTGCAACATGTTCTCATGGAATCAAGTTTGGCGTCTTGAAGTTCCTCTGAAATTCAAACACTTTGTGTGGCGAGTGCTCTAGCAATAGTATTTCGAGCAAAGTGCCATCTTATGGAGGACTGGACATGGAGACGGTTTGTGTCAGCAGTGCAGCGAATTGAAAATAATGGATCACGTATTTAAGGACTGTCCAACTGGCCTTGGGTCTGCGGTTACTGGTTTGCAAGCTCTTTCGTATTGGACACGGCTTGAGTTGAAATGCTGAGGATATTGAGCGGTATATTTGATCCGCTTGTAATTAGTTATGTTTTGGGGGAGTAGTGGAAGTGGAGTGTGGCAGAATTCTTGACACTAGCTAGAACACACTGTTGGAACTTCAGGCAGTGACTAAACCCAATGGTACAAGGGCTAAGAAGGATAGGGTGCGACGTTAATGGGCACGTCGGATAATCACATAAATTTTCGCTgtcatataaatatttttaacctACTCTTAAACCCGCCTATTGATCGTATTGATTATATAATTATTGAGAATGTTTCCTCTTTTCCTGATCAATTAGTAAATtgtatttgaataaaaaaataacaaaaattgtACTCTTGAAGACCAAAAATGAAATTCTTGTAAACTATTAATTTCAATATGGAATTATATGAATTGATAACTGtactactaataataataaatagcaACAAACTCGTGTCTATGATGCTAAAAAATTAACACGAGTGTTTAAGAAATTTAGATGTAGTTTTGCGAAATTTAGAAATTGTTTgcgatagaaaaaaaaaagaaattagaaatAGTTCTTGTAGCTCATTCCTCTTTTAAGCCTTCCTAGTACCCACTCCTTTCCCTGCACACAATTTTCATTTGTAAAATATCAGCAAAACTATATACAAACATAAATTAAATGTtacaaataacaataaaaaaagtcaattatTATATCATTATAATTATGTACAATTACCACTAATTTGATTTAATCACCTTGCAATTGCAATTTTCTCTGTGAAATTGACCACTAGGTAATCGATAAATATCCATCCTCCAATGTGTTTTTCTAGCATCTTTTGGAGAATTTCCTGAAAAATAAGTAAACTGGATTTTGAATGCAAACACATCCCCATCACAATTAAAAATAGGTTGTTCTTGCCCGTTTGCTCTCCAAAACCCTAATCCCTCTCCAACAATTCTAATCGACGATCTTTTATTTCCTTCGTCGTCGACAAACTCCTCTTCGCCTATGTGAATAAAGAAGTACCACTCTCTTTCTCCGCACGAATACTTCACTGAAATTacacaaaaataattatctttctattttaataatgaaactaatataaattaaatatggaAAAATATTTCAGACCTAGATAAAATTACCAAGATTGCATGGAGGCTTGCTATGGAGTTCATTGTCctcaatttcttgaaaatcatGAGGAGGAAGAGACTCATGATCAGAAACTTTGTTCATCAAATAATGAGTTATTAACTCTTCATCAGTAGGTAAAAATTTGTAGCCTGGTGGCATTTTTGAAAGAATACAATTTTGGACAGCCATTAGGTCAATTGAATCCTAAATTGAATAGGAAAATTTAATTTGTGATCTTTGTGTTGTGTATATTTATAGACACAAAGTACGGTACAACAAAAATATCCTATTGGTTATTGGATTCCAGTATAACACTTATACCAAGTGTGAACAAAGAATTTGACTTTGTTTTCTCCACTCTgtctaaattttaatattacttCCAGAGATATAATAGGAATCCTTAGCTTAATGGAATTCTAAACCACAATATTGATGAGTGTATTAAGAACCGGGTCAGACCGACCGGTTCAACCAATTCGACCAAATCTGGTTATGGTTTATCACGTTGAACCGAGAAGAATTGTATGAACCATTCAATCATTGAATTGGTCAAGCGTTAAACATATCGGTTTTTGTGAATtagctaggttatattataagTCAAACGAAAACggaaatggaaaaaaaatgacGTGAAACGGATACCCTAGAAacattatttttacaaattatataaataataaattatctacaaattatataaatataatataagtcAATAAAAAGTAAGATAATATTTGTCATCGGATCTGAGtaataaaatttatgggtagctaattaattatttttatttgttgtaaatgttatatatttttttatataaacgaATGcctaaattttttcttttatcgaCACAATCCCAAAACGTATCATACAAGTTCTTGAGAATTTTGGATaccgaaatgtttaaaaaatgaaaaataacttttttagagtttttgtgcttcattaatattaattcatttatttatttattttaaacaatcaAAGCTCATAAATAAAGTCTAAGTATATTTATCATTGTCTAAAAGAATCTCATAAATATGCTAATATTTACTCAAACGGTTCTATCAATGATTAAactgattaaattaatttaaaccgGTTCAATCTGGTAAATTTTGAACCGGTGGCTACCGGTTCCATCTTAAAATATTgtgttgtgattttatttatattctttgAGAAAATCTTGAACAATTTGAAATTATTATCGAAAGATCAGGGATTGCTTGACTTTCTAGTAAATGCTGTTCTAGTTTTaagacaaaaaatatatatttagttcATTTTTCTGTTATCTGTATAAGTTTCTATTTTGTAGTTATATTCATATGCGTGTTCTGCATGAAGTTTTGGCTTACCTGGATAATCTAATTTCAGTctgatcttttaaaattaataagaatttgactatcaaataattttatagaaaatactAAACACACGTTCTAAAATGTAACTAAacttcattaattttttttctcaaaagaataaaacTTCATTACtttttagtaaaattatttttgacttTACACtagttatgtgtttaatttACTTACAAATtcctttcaaaaaattaattttaaattaaggaTCCTTGATCCAAATTTATAGTTGACTCATTGGGTGCaactgaaatttatttataaatttaagtgaTTGTAATAAATTTgcatacaaatttattttaattttaattttgtttgatcccaatatacatataaatgaattcttaataaatataagagcaaattacttagaGGCTCTgagttatattataattaaaacaaaggatcactttatccCTTCATCTTGGCACAAAGTATTAAAAACGTTCAAAGTAgaaaaaccggatcacttttaccctgaacttggcaaaaccgggtCAAAAAAACccctatgctgatgtggcatCTTAATTAGAAAGTGGGTTTCTTAAATACtcattaatcctaattaaatacGCATTAATCATACTTAAATACtcattaatcttaattaaatcaGGGGTCTTTATGAactttttttggaaaaaaaatcaatttctttttttacaaattccggcgaggaggagctcctaCTCACCGGAACCTGCTactgctcgtctcagacgagcatgTCGGTGCTCGTCTAAGATGAGCAAGGATCTGCTCGTATGAGACAAACAGATCCTTGCTCGTATGAGACGAGCAAGGTGGTGCTCGTTAAAGACGAGATCTGCTCCTCTGAGATGAGCACAAgcttgctcgtctgagacgagcaagaacggaggagctgctgctccggCAGCAACTCTTCTTCTCAGGcgagctcctcctcgcctgagaacATAATTTTTTTCGCCGGGGTCGATTTTAATATTaagtgtataatttttttttacgatttttgattttatgaaattaatcatatctatataaattaaaaaatatattttgtaaaaaaatcaaaattgaagggctaatttgttattttaagtttaaagggatgaaattgttttttttaatcattaagtattgatttaaaatgtttaaaaaaaaataggaccATTTTAAGcctttttctatcaaaaaccacCATGGTAAAATGAAACCACCATAAAAAatcggagagtgtatctcactctcttaggtgagatTGGGCAGGGGgttttttgtaccaaatttgccAAGTtaagggtaaaagtgatcccgtttgTTAATTTagacgtttttgatattttgtgccaacttcagggggtaaagtgatcctttgttcattataattaacagttttatagcccttattttaaaaatttacttaatgGTCCATCAGTTTTAATTCCATTAACTGAGAGATTCTTCTATTAATTTGAAAGAACAAATCGTTTAACGGATTGAAACTTGGTACTAATCGTTTAAAAGCGAGGatcaaattgtttaataaaattaaaagtgagggaccagaTCGTTCATAAAATTAAAGGTGGGATACGAAATCGTTTGAAGTAAGTGAAAAATTAATGGAGAGACTTAATGGTTAacagaataaaaattaaaagactattaaatagacttttgaaataaaaaataccaTACTGTTAATTATTATATACTTTATGAACTTTAACATAGTTTATTCTAAATATAACTTCTATCtatctatatttataactattCTATTTCTATAAGTGTGAAGGAGGAGATAGGCATACATAATTATCCTCcaatgattaaaaaatttataaattatatacaaattcaatggatagataaaattataatataaaataaatataaattaataatatctataaaaataattatactcCTGATCAAACAATATTAATCGTAATGtcttattatataaaaaaaaactcacaatGTCTTATAATTATGATAATTTGTTGCGAAATTTTATACTCCTTATCAAACACTACTAATGATAACTGGTTTCTGAATTCTATACTCCTGCTCTTATTAAAACACCACTAAGTATTTATGTCTTAAAATTACGGTAATTTTTGATAAGGATGAAATAAGAGAAACTTCTTCAACCATCATTTACTAATTGGACTGATAATCTCTTATAATTACGGTAGTTATTGATTGTGTTAGAtattaatttatgaatataATAATACATTTTTCATTCTACATCCAGCTATTATCAGAAGTTTATTCTAACTAGTATTAGAAGTTACGTactaaacaattttaaaaaggaTTTACTCTTTCTCAACCATTATTATTACTAAATTactaattgaattgtatgttaaTTTAAgtctaatagtaaaaaaaattcaaacctttacgattgatagcaatttaaactaaattttttagtttttacaaTAAAAGCCAAactgcatttttttattataataatagccaaattggtggtcaaacttgttgttttcaattaaaatattagactattattattttttaatatataataatatattaaaaagtataaaaattgacaaaaaaactcaaaaaaatcacataaaagtacaaatttagatgttattataataaaaaaatacaatttggctattattgcaaaaattaaaaggttttggtttaaattgcaacaaatcgtaaaatgtttggattttttttgccattaagccgtTAATTTATGAatacaataaatatatttcattCCGCATCCAACTATTATTAGAAGTTTATATATATACGTGTtcttaaaaaaactattaacacaattaattttatatttcaaatttattctacgataaaataatttttttataaaagttaaattaaaagaataaaaaaatacataaattctCCACAAATTgatacaattgaaaatgaagTTTCATTTGACAATGAAGTTAATAgtaataaagataaaaataaaaaaaattaattttttttaataattggtaAGATTGAAATAGAGGACTCCGTTGATCCTCTCAATTGTATAAATACATAGattataaatttacttttttatattattatttttgaatttaattagtGAAATAGAAAgagtatttattaatatatgaaattg is part of the Mercurialis annua linkage group LG3, ddMerAnnu1.2, whole genome shotgun sequence genome and encodes:
- the LOC126674390 gene encoding NAC transcription factor 25-like; amino-acid sequence: MAVQNCILSKMPPGYKFLPTDEELITHYLMNKVSDHESLPPHDFQEIEDNELHSKPPCNLVKYSCGEREWYFFIHIGEEEFVDDEGNKRSSIRIVGEGLGFWRANGQEQPIFNCDGDVFAFKIQFTYFSGNSPKDARKTHWRMDIYRLPSGQFHRENCNCKGKEWVLGRLKRGMSYKNYF